The Marinilongibacter aquaticus genome has a window encoding:
- a CDS encoding alpha-amylase family glycosyl hydrolase, translating to MNDEISYEIFVRSFADSNGDGIGDLNGIRGQLPYLQDLGITRIWLTPIFQSPSYHKYDVADYYRIDPEYGTLNDFKSLVEEAKKQGIKIILDLVLNHTSSRHPWFLEAAKNADSGLRDFYYWMTPLEIKARGIAQRKATDDSGIKYPWHWSEYEPNKKYYGMFWKEMPDLNLHSRRLFEELLEIAKYWLSFGIEGFRLDAAKHIFPSWEPLEKSVQFWKNFAIALRKHKQDLYLIGEVWDAPHVVAPFFSAFDANFNIDFAFALQKTLMKGKDEEGLIERLFRAHKLYSIYRPDFIDGTILSNHDQTRIGSLLNGELDKLKMAANILLTLPGQAYIYYGEEIGMLGEKPDEHIRECFPLHSKSQTHWFKGKYKLPKSPQEQKSEAHSLLNHYQKMIALRKRIPALHLSSAKLQLSDIRNPYVLSFIRGEEHEHLLIIQNISAKAQTIDLSTKHETFEKVLHADRNAILKDRRAIIPAYSLLILSNAK from the coding sequence ATGAATGATGAAATAAGCTATGAAATTTTCGTTCGGTCTTTTGCCGACTCCAATGGCGACGGCATTGGCGACCTCAATGGAATTCGTGGCCAACTCCCCTACCTTCAAGATCTCGGCATTACACGCATATGGCTTACGCCGATTTTCCAATCTCCCTCCTACCACAAATACGATGTCGCCGACTATTATCGGATAGACCCCGAATATGGCACCCTCAATGATTTCAAAAGCCTTGTGGAAGAAGCAAAAAAACAGGGTATAAAAATCATTCTTGATCTCGTACTCAACCATACAAGCTCGCGACATCCCTGGTTTCTCGAAGCGGCCAAAAATGCCGATTCGGGCCTTCGTGACTTTTATTATTGGATGACTCCCCTCGAAATTAAAGCTCGAGGTATTGCCCAAAGGAAGGCGACTGACGACAGCGGTATAAAATACCCTTGGCACTGGTCTGAATACGAGCCCAACAAAAAATATTATGGCATGTTTTGGAAAGAAATGCCAGACCTGAACTTGCACAGTCGCCGTCTTTTTGAGGAATTACTCGAAATCGCGAAATATTGGCTCAGTTTCGGCATAGAAGGTTTCAGGCTCGATGCTGCCAAACACATATTCCCTTCTTGGGAGCCTCTGGAAAAGTCTGTACAATTCTGGAAGAATTTCGCCATCGCCTTGCGAAAACACAAACAAGACCTGTATTTAATTGGCGAAGTTTGGGATGCTCCGCATGTGGTCGCTCCTTTCTTTTCCGCATTCGATGCCAATTTCAATATTGACTTTGCCTTTGCTCTGCAAAAAACATTGATGAAGGGCAAAGATGAAGAGGGTTTGATCGAGCGTCTTTTTCGAGCTCATAAACTGTACTCTATTTATCGGCCCGACTTTATCGATGGCACAATTTTATCAAACCATGACCAAACAAGAATTGGCAGCCTGCTGAATGGCGAGCTGGATAAACTGAAAATGGCGGCAAACATTTTGCTCACACTTCCCGGGCAGGCTTACATTTATTACGGCGAAGAAATCGGCATGCTGGGCGAAAAGCCCGACGAACACATTCGCGAATGTTTTCCGCTTCATTCGAAATCGCAAACCCATTGGTTTAAAGGAAAATACAAATTGCCCAAAAGCCCACAAGAACAAAAAAGCGAGGCCCACTCGCTTCTCAATCATTACCAAAAAATGATTGCCCTCCGCAAGCGTATTCCCGCATTGCACCTGTCGTCGGCAAAATTGCAATTGTCCGACATCCGAAACCCCTACGTACTCAGCTTCATCCGCGGTGAAGAGCACGAACACTTGTTGATCATTCAGAATATTTCTGCGAAAGCACAGACGATTGACCTTTCCACAAAGCACGAAACATTCGAAAAAGTACTGCATGCCGATAGAAATGCCATTTTGAAAGATAGAAGGGCGATAATTCCTGCTTATTCGCTATTGATTCTGAGCAATGCAAAGTAA
- a CDS encoding L-rhamnose mutarotase, translating into MERYCFALDLVDDPELIAEYEKYHEKIWPEIEENIKASGILDMEIYRIENRLFMIMETEDGFSFEKKDEIAAQSSKDQEWEELMWKYQKALPTAKSGEKWLLMKRIFKL; encoded by the coding sequence ATGGAAAGATATTGTTTCGCTCTCGATCTTGTCGACGATCCCGAATTGATTGCCGAGTACGAGAAATACCATGAGAAAATCTGGCCCGAGATAGAAGAAAATATCAAAGCTTCGGGTATTTTGGATATGGAAATTTACCGCATCGAAAACCGTCTTTTCATGATTATGGAAACGGAGGATGGCTTTTCTTTTGAAAAAAAGGATGAGATCGCTGCCCAAAGCAGTAAAGATCAAGAATGGGAAGAGTTGATGTGGAAGTACCAAAAGGCTTTGCCCACGGCCAAATCTGGAGAAAAATGGCTTTTGATGAAAAGGATATTTAAGCTATAA
- a CDS encoding sulfite oxidase produces the protein MQSKFEHYFRRLMKDDNQSRRHFIGSSFLGGVTALLSAKKVYAANLESEVKPLVRFSANDDILPGKDPNLMVLNNRPWNVETPPHLLNDALTPGDKMFIRNNGIPPEEVNLDTWTLTIDGESVEQVKTYTLSELKSKFKHYSYQLTLECGGNGRAGYYPPASGNQWTEGAVGCGKWTGVRLKDVLQDAGIKDNAVYIGYYGKDTHISGDPDKKPISRGVPIHKALEDESLIAWALNGEDIPAMNGYPLRLVIGGWPASTSGKWLERISIRDKVHDGPKMTGSSYRVPKYPVAPGQKVPDEDMKIIESMPVKSLITYPKSGAIIDYGQTLKVNGHAWAGDLEVSAMHVSIDFGATWQKCLLEKPANRLAWQQWSAELTFPQAGYYEVWAKATDSEGKSQPMVIPGWNPKGYLNNACHRIALKVKEA, from the coding sequence ATGCAAAGTAAATTCGAACATTATTTTCGAAGACTCATGAAAGACGACAATCAAAGCAGAAGACATTTCATCGGAAGTTCCTTTTTGGGCGGAGTAACCGCTCTTTTGAGTGCAAAAAAAGTGTACGCCGCAAATTTGGAAAGTGAAGTCAAGCCCTTGGTTCGCTTTTCGGCTAACGATGACATTCTTCCGGGAAAAGACCCCAACCTTATGGTTTTGAACAACCGTCCTTGGAACGTAGAAACACCTCCGCATTTGCTCAACGATGCCCTTACTCCGGGCGACAAAATGTTTATTCGAAACAATGGAATTCCACCAGAAGAAGTAAACTTGGACACTTGGACGCTCACGATAGATGGCGAGTCTGTTGAACAAGTGAAAACCTATACTTTGTCGGAATTGAAGTCCAAGTTCAAGCATTATTCTTACCAACTCACACTTGAATGCGGCGGAAACGGCCGAGCAGGCTATTATCCTCCGGCTTCGGGCAACCAATGGACCGAAGGGGCAGTAGGCTGTGGGAAATGGACGGGCGTACGCTTGAAAGACGTGCTTCAAGATGCCGGAATTAAAGACAATGCCGTATATATCGGGTATTATGGAAAAGATACGCACATCAGCGGCGACCCCGACAAAAAGCCGATTTCAAGAGGTGTGCCCATTCACAAGGCCCTAGAAGACGAAAGCTTGATCGCATGGGCTTTAAACGGAGAAGACATTCCCGCAATGAACGGCTACCCGCTAAGATTGGTCATTGGCGGCTGGCCCGCATCGACATCGGGCAAATGGCTCGAAAGAATTTCAATTCGCGACAAAGTGCACGATGGCCCTAAAATGACAGGATCGAGTTACCGTGTGCCCAAATACCCCGTGGCTCCCGGACAAAAAGTGCCCGACGAAGACATGAAGATCATCGAAAGCATGCCTGTAAAGTCGTTGATCACCTATCCAAAGTCTGGAGCGATCATAGACTACGGACAAACACTTAAAGTAAATGGACATGCTTGGGCAGGCGATTTGGAAGTATCGGCAATGCACGTTTCCATCGATTTTGGAGCCACATGGCAGAAGTGCCTTTTGGAAAAACCTGCTAACCGATTGGCTTGGCAACAATGGTCGGCCGAATTGACTTTCCCGCAAGCAGGCTATTATGAGGTTTGGGCGAAAGCCACAGATAGCGAAGGGAAATCGCAACCGATGGTAATTCCCGGTTGGAACCCCAAAGGCTATTTGAACAATGCCTGTCATCGCATCGCTTTAAAAGTGAAGGAAGCATGA
- a CDS encoding SIMPL domain-containing protein produces the protein MKKQIAIVAFLFFSAIICTSAQSHVDKEATLKIEGNGQVKALPDLGILHINVQAIEGEFGETVSRLNAKTNAVYTQLEELGFERGKIKTVHFNVTKNTVYENGKTIEKGFLGQQSIQVQFENDKSTLSKIINSFAESTTESSFHFSFLLSEKQSTALKNEAIKQAIAQATKVAHTIVESTENTLGRIVEIIYNTLPQNLFGETLNEVVILGSGAYKRPVNIDFEVQELTISAPVTIKWALD, from the coding sequence ATGAAAAAGCAGATCGCAATCGTAGCCTTCTTATTCTTTTCCGCAATAATTTGCACTTCGGCACAAAGCCATGTCGACAAAGAGGCTACCCTTAAAATCGAAGGGAATGGACAAGTAAAAGCTCTTCCAGACTTGGGCATTTTGCATATAAATGTCCAAGCCATTGAAGGAGAATTCGGAGAAACAGTAAGTCGTTTAAACGCAAAAACCAATGCCGTGTATACGCAACTCGAAGAACTGGGCTTTGAACGAGGCAAAATAAAAACCGTGCACTTCAATGTGACAAAGAATACAGTATACGAAAACGGAAAAACAATCGAAAAGGGCTTTCTTGGTCAGCAGAGCATACAAGTTCAGTTTGAAAACGACAAAAGCACCTTGTCCAAAATAATCAATTCTTTTGCCGAGAGTACAACTGAAAGTTCATTCCATTTTAGCTTTCTCTTGTCGGAAAAGCAGAGCACAGCACTGAAAAACGAAGCAATAAAACAGGCCATTGCACAAGCCACCAAGGTAGCCCACACCATTGTCGAAAGTACAGAAAATACGCTGGGCCGCATTGTTGAAATCATCTACAATACTTTACCGCAGAATTTGTTCGGAGAAACCTTGAATGAAGTCGTAATCTTGGGCAGCGGAGCCTACAAGCGGCCCGTGAATATAGATTTTGAAGTTCAAGAGCTGACAATCTCAGCACCTGTGACCATCAAATGGGCACTGGATTGA
- a CDS encoding rhodanese-like domain-containing protein, whose translation MKNFLLKSVAVLFALAFLVSCAPEASSQVVDLGIDDFAKTYQETDGQLLDVRTPAEWANGKIASSKLIDFKSPDFAEQIKSLDKSKPVFVYCAVGGRSKKASKILGDAGFKVFNLTNAGYPQVAEKGLK comes from the coding sequence ATGAAGAATTTCCTATTGAAATCTGTAGCTGTCCTTTTCGCTTTGGCCTTCCTCGTCTCATGTGCACCCGAAGCCAGCTCGCAAGTCGTTGACCTTGGAATAGACGATTTCGCGAAAACATACCAAGAAACCGACGGGCAGCTTCTCGATGTACGCACTCCAGCAGAATGGGCCAATGGAAAAATTGCCTCTTCCAAACTGATAGACTTCAAAAGCCCAGATTTTGCAGAGCAGATAAAATCTTTGGATAAATCCAAGCCCGTCTTCGTGTACTGTGCCGTGGGCGGAAGAAGCAAAAAGGCCTCGAAAATACTCGGCGATGCAGGATTTAAAGTATTCAATCTCACCAATGCAGGATACCCTCAGGTGGCAGAAAAGGGCTTAAAATGA
- a CDS encoding N(4)-(beta-N-acetylglucosaminyl)-L-asparaginase — protein sequence MQKLILPLAIACLAFSCSPKKEAAIFPVVIATWDSGKPVCEASWEVLSQTDGRALDAVEKGANSIENTINCCVGLGGNPDRDGHVTLDASIMDEQMNCGSVAFLERIKNPISVARAVMEKTPHVMLVGEGAQQFAVENGFTLESGELSEGAKKSYEKWLEKSEYKPVINIEQSQGAGQHVDVPKKLENGDYNHDTMGLLALDNGQNLSGACTTSGMGFKMRGRVGDSPIIGSGLFVDNEVGAAVATGQGEEVIRVAGTHLVVEFMRQGNSPEDACRLACERIINVNPEKAKTFQVAFIALNKAGEYGGYAIQPNFSYAIKKGEQDTEVIKAKSHYSKEDLK from the coding sequence ATGCAAAAACTAATTTTACCTTTGGCCATTGCGTGTTTGGCCTTTTCGTGTTCTCCTAAAAAAGAGGCGGCGATATTTCCTGTGGTAATCGCCACATGGGATAGCGGAAAACCAGTATGCGAGGCTTCTTGGGAAGTATTAAGCCAAACCGATGGACGGGCATTGGATGCCGTTGAAAAAGGGGCAAACTCCATTGAAAATACAATCAATTGCTGTGTGGGCCTCGGTGGTAACCCAGACCGCGATGGCCATGTGACCTTGGATGCGTCTATCATGGACGAACAGATGAATTGTGGTTCTGTGGCTTTTCTCGAACGCATCAAAAACCCCATTTCTGTGGCTCGTGCGGTGATGGAAAAAACACCGCATGTGATGTTGGTGGGTGAGGGAGCTCAACAATTTGCGGTTGAAAATGGCTTTACGCTGGAAAGTGGAGAATTGTCTGAAGGGGCGAAAAAGTCATATGAAAAATGGTTGGAAAAATCGGAATATAAGCCAGTTATCAATATCGAGCAAAGCCAAGGAGCTGGCCAGCATGTGGACGTGCCCAAGAAACTCGAAAATGGCGATTATAATCACGATACAATGGGGCTTTTGGCTTTAGACAATGGCCAAAATTTGTCTGGTGCCTGTACTACTTCCGGTATGGGTTTCAAAATGCGTGGTCGTGTGGGCGATTCGCCTATAATTGGCTCGGGCCTTTTTGTGGACAATGAAGTGGGAGCAGCCGTGGCTACAGGGCAGGGCGAAGAAGTGATTCGTGTGGCGGGTACCCATTTGGTTGTTGAGTTTATGCGTCAGGGCAATTCGCCCGAAGACGCCTGTCGATTGGCTTGCGAACGCATCATCAATGTTAATCCTGAGAAAGCCAAGACCTTTCAAGTGGCTTTTATTGCGTTGAACAAAGCAGGTGAATATGGCGGCTATGCTATTCAGCCCAACTTTAGTTATGCGATCAAAAAGGGTGAGCAAGATACAGAGGTGATCAAAGCCAAATCACACTATTCAAAAGAAGATTTGAAGTAA
- a CDS encoding carboxypeptidase-like regulatory domain-containing protein — MSNKGIHSEEERVRAYFAGELTAAEMHALEKEALLKPLLNDLLLAELELRTQEVDKKEALERIQKRIQYKGEKKKFSPWWKYSGIAAAVVLLVLLGYQVVNLGLKTEEIELATIPAQKENISPKIESATPSKELEIDEQPKEIAKEKVLAQQKKPITETERDKSSTLASVEERTVTQVDEVQLPEVTVRGYHTQQKKSLLGNAVRRILFLEGRVKSKDDGSPLPGAIVSIKGTDKVVLTGKNGSFKLEMPDSSAVISVDYVGFDRKELALNEFAGEIELVPDHTALSEIVVTGYDGTYSENRKAEPLEGWKAFKASQTILAEYSGKVVVSFEIDEEGEMQNIKFKKRLNDTADKRVLEILDQFKLWRPETFEGEFVKSRHRVKFNFKKED, encoded by the coding sequence ATGAGCAACAAGGGAATACATAGCGAAGAAGAAAGAGTTCGGGCCTACTTTGCCGGAGAGCTCACTGCAGCTGAAATGCATGCCTTGGAAAAGGAGGCTTTGCTGAAACCTTTACTCAACGATTTGCTGCTTGCCGAACTCGAATTGCGAACACAAGAGGTTGATAAGAAAGAGGCTTTAGAGAGAATCCAAAAACGGATTCAATACAAAGGAGAAAAGAAGAAATTTAGCCCATGGTGGAAATATTCGGGTATAGCGGCTGCGGTAGTTTTACTTGTACTTTTGGGGTATCAGGTTGTCAATTTGGGCTTGAAAACGGAAGAGATCGAATTGGCCACAATTCCTGCCCAGAAAGAAAATATTTCTCCAAAGATAGAGTCAGCCACGCCTTCGAAAGAGCTGGAGATTGATGAGCAGCCCAAAGAGATTGCCAAAGAGAAAGTTTTGGCACAACAGAAAAAGCCGATAACGGAAACCGAAAGGGACAAGTCAAGCACCTTGGCTTCTGTTGAAGAAAGGACTGTAACTCAGGTTGATGAAGTGCAATTGCCCGAAGTGACCGTGCGTGGGTACCACACGCAGCAAAAGAAATCATTGCTGGGCAATGCAGTGCGTAGAATACTCTTTTTGGAAGGGCGTGTAAAAAGTAAAGATGATGGATCTCCATTGCCGGGAGCCATTGTAAGCATAAAGGGCACAGATAAGGTAGTATTGACAGGCAAGAATGGAAGCTTCAAACTTGAGATGCCCGATTCTTCGGCGGTGATTTCTGTTGACTACGTCGGATTTGATAGGAAAGAGTTGGCTTTGAATGAGTTTGCGGGCGAGATAGAGCTTGTGCCAGACCACACAGCTTTGTCCGAAATTGTGGTGACCGGTTACGACGGAACTTATTCAGAAAATCGAAAAGCAGAGCCCCTTGAAGGGTGGAAGGCGTTCAAGGCATCCCAGACTATTTTGGCCGAATATTCCGGAAAGGTTGTGGTGTCTTTTGAAATCGATGAGGAGGGGGAAATGCAAAACATCAAATTCAAAAAACGCCTCAATGACACGGCCGACAAAAGGGTTTTGGAAATTCTGGATCAATTTAAGCTTTGGCGACCGGAAACCTTTGAAGGGGAATTCGTGAAAAGTCGGCACAGAGTAAAATTCAATTTCAAAAAAGAAGATTAG
- a CDS encoding N-acetylglucosamine kinase: MMLIADSGSTKTNWLYVNDLERKKVSGIGLNLHYQSPEIIHKELARVHEALGHASIKSIYYYGTGISSEEKASAMRTLLQGVFTAAEQMEIASDLLGAAKALFGQETGLACILGTGAGSGLFQSEKIVQQVPSLGFWLGDEGSGAHLGKELVKSYLRSELDDVLKMAFEKEYGNFDRHAVFAEMSSNPTPNRYFASFTPFLSQHRESEFVKKLLDKCFTLFVEKNLLHYSLESHVTIGFVGSVAFYFKQALETVIARYLDNELKFLPDPIDSLADFHLNSSSKL; the protein is encoded by the coding sequence ATGATGTTGATTGCGGATAGCGGTTCCACCAAAACAAACTGGCTTTATGTTAATGATTTAGAACGGAAAAAGGTTTCCGGTATAGGACTTAATTTGCATTATCAGTCTCCCGAAATCATCCACAAAGAACTCGCCCGTGTTCACGAAGCTTTAGGTCATGCTTCCATCAAATCGATATATTATTACGGTACGGGCATTTCGAGCGAAGAAAAAGCCTCGGCCATGCGAACACTTTTGCAAGGCGTATTTACCGCAGCCGAACAAATGGAAATCGCCTCTGACCTTTTGGGAGCCGCAAAAGCACTTTTCGGACAAGAAACTGGCTTGGCTTGTATTCTGGGAACGGGAGCAGGCTCGGGACTTTTCCAAAGCGAAAAAATAGTGCAGCAAGTTCCTTCATTGGGTTTTTGGCTTGGCGATGAAGGCAGCGGAGCCCATTTGGGAAAAGAACTGGTAAAGTCTTACTTACGCAGCGAACTGGATGACGTATTGAAAATGGCATTCGAAAAAGAGTACGGAAATTTCGATCGGCACGCCGTATTTGCAGAAATGAGTTCCAATCCTACGCCCAACCGCTACTTTGCTTCCTTTACGCCCTTTTTATCGCAACATCGCGAGTCTGAATTTGTGAAAAAACTTTTGGATAAATGCTTCACGCTTTTTGTAGAGAAAAACTTGCTGCATTACAGTTTGGAAAGTCACGTGACCATTGGCTTTGTGGGCTCGGTGGCCTTTTATTTCAAACAGGCTCTGGAAACGGTTATCGCTCGATATCTGGACAATGAACTGAAGTTTCTACCCGATCCAATTGACAGTTTAGCCGATTTTCACTTAAATTCAAGTTCTAAACTTTAA
- a CDS encoding RNA polymerase sigma factor, with amino-acid sequence MFFKKKPIRDESDLLRLYKASGDMKLLGDLYGPHMSWVYAVCMAYLKNSMDAEDATVQIFEKLSKELRKHEVQHFKSWLHSLVRNHCLMTLRQRREVFVPIEESFSLPIMDSEEDLHLENRTLQLSNCIEGLKTEQKRAIELFYFEKKCYQEIGEVLSFDWKKTKSVIQNARRMLKVCLESK; translated from the coding sequence TTGTTTTTCAAGAAGAAGCCAATTCGGGACGAATCGGACTTGCTCAGGTTGTACAAAGCTTCGGGCGACATGAAGCTATTGGGCGATTTGTACGGACCCCATATGTCCTGGGTGTATGCGGTATGCATGGCTTACCTGAAAAACAGTATGGACGCCGAAGATGCTACAGTACAGATTTTCGAAAAGCTTTCGAAAGAATTAAGAAAACACGAAGTGCAGCACTTTAAAAGTTGGTTGCACAGTTTAGTAAGAAACCATTGTCTAATGACATTGCGTCAAAGAAGGGAAGTTTTCGTGCCCATAGAAGAATCTTTTTCCTTGCCGATTATGGATTCTGAAGAAGACTTGCATCTTGAAAATAGAACCCTGCAGTTGTCAAACTGTATCGAAGGTTTGAAAACTGAACAAAAGCGGGCGATTGAATTGTTTTATTTTGAGAAAAAATGCTATCAAGAAATAGGGGAAGTACTTTCGTTCGATTGGAAAAAGACAAAAAGTGTAATCCAAAATGCAAGACGCATGCTGAAAGTGTGTTTGGAATCTAAATGA
- a CDS encoding vWA domain-containing protein yields the protein MKNLFVILFCLCMAQNSQAQDSILAKGFVYDETGNRLPGANLIEKGTSHSTYTDSTGYFEFSVTKHTILCAFVGYSSKTVEVENGKTLHIRLEPDSYTLDEVVVVGYGVQRKKASQGNFTQVSPAYEEYAHVRENGFISTQNQALTTFAADVDRASYSNIRRFINSGNLPPKDAVRIEEMINYFDYDYKLPSPNEALLIETTLSSSPFNEDLELLRVSLQTPKMEVDNLPPSNLVFLVDVSGSMQSANKLPLLKKSFQLLVSQLREQDRVALVTYAGHTHVALASTSGKEKEKIMAALDALEASGSTAGASGIELAYAEAENHLLKKGNNRVILATDGDFNVGVSSVSGLEKLIEAKRQSGIFLSVLGFGMGNYKDEQMETLADKGNGNYNYIDNLQEARKVFIREFGGTLYTVAKDVKIQIEFNPALVAAYRLIGYENRLLNAEDFEDDNKDAGDLGSGHTMTALYEIIPQGVDSPYLSHLPKLKYTRPSQDPIELMHLKIRYKKPSEKKSTKLEMPVKKVLIPWETVDNDFRFSAAVAEFGLLLKDSAYKGGSNFTHLLSEAQKAKGQDTEGQRSEFIQLAKLAEKLNQTLYK from the coding sequence ATGAAAAATTTATTTGTCATTCTATTCTGCCTCTGCATGGCCCAGAATAGCCAAGCCCAGGATTCAATTCTTGCAAAAGGTTTTGTCTACGATGAAACCGGAAATCGATTGCCCGGAGCAAACCTAATTGAAAAGGGCACAAGCCACAGCACGTATACTGACTCCACAGGCTATTTTGAATTTTCAGTCACAAAGCACACCATCCTCTGTGCCTTTGTGGGGTACTCGAGCAAAACTGTTGAGGTCGAAAACGGAAAAACCTTGCACATTCGGCTCGAGCCAGACAGCTACACATTGGATGAGGTCGTTGTTGTTGGCTACGGAGTCCAGAGAAAAAAAGCAAGTCAGGGTAATTTTACTCAGGTTTCACCTGCCTATGAAGAATATGCACATGTACGCGAAAACGGGTTCATCAGCACCCAAAATCAAGCCCTTACCACATTCGCAGCCGACGTAGATAGAGCCAGCTACAGCAACATCCGAAGGTTTATTAACTCTGGTAACTTACCGCCAAAAGATGCGGTAAGAATTGAAGAAATGATCAATTATTTCGACTACGACTACAAACTCCCCTCGCCAAACGAAGCCCTTCTCATTGAAACTACACTCAGTTCCTCGCCTTTCAATGAAGACCTCGAATTGTTGCGTGTAAGCCTCCAAACACCAAAAATGGAAGTTGACAATCTGCCACCAAGCAATCTGGTTTTCTTGGTCGATGTATCCGGAAGCATGCAGAGTGCGAACAAATTGCCTCTGTTGAAAAAATCTTTCCAACTCTTGGTTTCCCAATTGCGTGAACAAGATCGCGTGGCCTTGGTAACCTATGCGGGACATACGCATGTGGCTTTAGCCTCCACCTCTGGAAAAGAAAAAGAAAAAATTATGGCTGCTCTCGATGCTCTTGAAGCCTCTGGAAGTACGGCGGGTGCCTCTGGCATTGAATTGGCCTACGCGGAAGCCGAGAATCATCTACTGAAAAAAGGCAACAATCGTGTAATACTCGCCACCGATGGTGATTTCAATGTCGGGGTTTCTTCAGTTTCAGGATTAGAAAAACTCATTGAGGCCAAACGCCAATCGGGTATATTTCTGAGTGTTTTGGGTTTTGGAATGGGCAATTACAAAGATGAACAGATGGAAACGTTGGCCGACAAAGGCAATGGCAACTACAATTATATCGATAATCTCCAAGAAGCACGCAAAGTGTTCATTCGCGAATTTGGCGGCACACTCTATACAGTAGCCAAAGATGTAAAAATACAAATTGAGTTCAACCCTGCTCTGGTGGCCGCCTATCGTTTGATCGGCTACGAAAACCGCCTACTGAATGCTGAAGATTTTGAGGACGATAACAAAGATGCAGGAGATCTCGGCTCGGGGCATACCATGACTGCCCTGTACGAAATCATTCCGCAAGGTGTAGACTCTCCATACTTGAGCCATTTGCCCAAATTAAAATACACGCGACCTTCTCAAGATCCTATAGAACTTATGCACCTGAAAATCAGGTATAAAAAACCGAGCGAAAAGAAAAGTACGAAATTGGAAATGCCTGTAAAAAAAGTGCTGATACCCTGGGAAACTGTAGACAATGATTTCCGTTTCTCAGCTGCTGTCGCAGAATTTGGCCTTCTACTCAAAGACAGTGCTTATAAGGGCGGCAGCAATTTCACGCATCTTCTTTCGGAGGCACAAAAAGCCAAAGGACAAGATACCGAAGGCCAAAGGAGCGAGTTCATTCAGTTGGCAAAACTGGCCGAAAAATTAAATCAAACATTATACAAATAA